A region of Argentina anserina chromosome 5, drPotAnse1.1, whole genome shotgun sequence DNA encodes the following proteins:
- the LOC126793590 gene encoding squamosa promoter-binding-like protein 14 yields MEEVGAQVANPIFLRQSLSSRFCDPPAAMAKKKRDLPYQTSSYQPPNTQPRFGNPGSNSWNPNVWDWDAVRFVAKPLDTEMMGASSLDPQRTEEAAAGAAKSTAVAGEDDDERLQLNLGGGLASVEETAGSRPNKKVRSGSPGNNGGSYPMCQVDNCKEDLSSAKDYHRRHKVCESHSKSTKALVAKQMQRFCQQCSRFHPLSEFDEGKRSCRRRLAGHNRRRRKTQPEDVTSRLTIPGDGDKQASGNLDIVSLLAAIARPQGKTDVRNTNGSSVLDREQLIQILSKISSLPLPADLAAKLPNLGNLNWKASDLQSLENKLNGKTSAPTMDLITVLSATLAAPSSDTLAMLSQKSSQSSDSEKTKLTCSDQAAGPNMQKRAPQEFHSAGGERSSTSYQSPGEDSDCQVQETRVKLPLQLFTSSPENDSPPKLASSRKYFSSDSSNRTEDRSPSSSPPVMQTLFPMKSMAETVKSEKLSISKDSNLNFDSDMNDGSNLPFDLFRGSNRGAVSTSIQNYPHQAGYISSGSDHSPSSLNSDPQDRTGRISFKLFAKDPSQLPGTLRTQVYSWLSNSPSEMESHIRPGCVVLSVYVSMPFAAWEHLEENLVQHVSSLVQSSDSDFWRSGRFLVNTGRQLASYKDGKIRLCKAWRTGNSPELISVSPLAVVGGQETTLSIRGRNLTNYGTKIHCTYMGSCTSKEVGTSYHGTAYDEINLSSFKIHDASPGVLGRCFIEVDNGFKGNSFPVIIADATICTELNLIASEFDVETKACGAISEDENQDYGRPRSTEEVVHFLNELGWLFQRKRTASMFQGSCYSLSRFKFLFAFSVERDCCTLVKTLLDILVNFNGNGLSRESLEMLSDVQLLNRAVKRRCRKMIDLLINYSVISSDKKYIFPPNLAGPGGLTPLHLAASMSNSEDMIDALTNDPKEIGLNCWNSLLDGSGQSPYAYAMMRNNYSYNNLVARKLADRRNSQVTLTIGNEIEQTHNGMELEHGSIQLRQGGRSCAKCAVAASRYTRRVPGAQGLLQRPFIHSMLAIAAVCVCVCLFLRGSPDIGAVAPFKWENLDFGTS; encoded by the exons ATGGAAGAGGTTGGTGCTCAAGTTGCGAACCCAATTTTCCTCCGGCAATCGCTTTCGTCTCGGTTCTGTGATCCGCCGGCGGCCATGGCCAAGAAGAAGCGGGATCTCCCTTACCAGACCTCCAGCTATCAGCCTCCGAATACGCAGCCTCGGTTCGGAAACCCTGGTTCCAACAGCTGGAACCCGAACGTGTGGGACTGGGATGCAGTAAGGTTTGTAGCTAAACCACTGGACACTGAAATGATGGGTGCTTCCAGTTTGGACCCCCAGAGGACTGAGGAAGCAGCCGCCGGAGCTGCGAAGAGCACGGCCGTGGCTGgggaggatgatgatgaaaggCTTCAGCTGAATCTGGGTGGTGGGTTGGCTTCTGTGGAGGAGACGGCGGGGTCTAGGCCGAACAAGAAAGTCCGGTCCGGATCTCCGGGGAATAATGGTGGAAGCTACCCCATGTGCCAAGTTGATAATTGTAAAGAGGATCTGTCTAGCGCCAAAGACTATCATCGCCGGCATAAAGTATGTGAGAGTCACAGTAAGTCCACCAAAGCACTTGTTGCCAAGCAGATGCAGAGGTTCTGCCAGCAGTGCAGCAG GTTTCACCCCCTCTCGGAGTTTGATGAGGGAAAGAGAAGTTGCAGAAGGAGACTTGCGGGACATAACAGGCGTAGAAGGAAAACCCAGCCTGAGGATGTTACCTCAAGGCTCACCATCCCTGGAGATGGAGATAAACAAGCCAGTGGAAATTTGGATATTGTCAGCTTATTAGCGGCTATAGCTCGTCCGCAAG GGAAAACTGATGTCAGAAACACCAATGGCTCATCAGTACTGGACAGAGAGCAGCTCATTCAGATTCTTAGTAAGATAAGTTCATTGCCACTGCCAGCAGACCTTGCTGCCAAGTTGCCAAATcttggaaatttaaattggaaAGCTTCAGACTTGCAGTCTTTAGAAAACAAATTGAATGGAAAAACATCTGCGCCAACCATGGACTTGATTACTGTTCTTTCAGCTACTCTGGCAGCACCTTCTTCTGACACTCTTGCTATGTTATCTCAAAAGAGCAGTCAGAGTAGTGACAGTGAAAAAACAAAGTTAACATGCTCTGACCAGGCAGCTGGTCCTAATATGCAGAAGAGGGCTCCTCAAGAGTTTCATTCAGCTGGGGGAGAGAGAAGCAGTACTAGTTACCAGTCTCCGGGAGAAGATTCAGACTGCCAGGTTCAAGAAACTCGAGTCAAATTACCTTTACAGCTATTCACCTCTTCACCTGAGAATGATAGCCCACCAAAACTGGCTTCTTCTAGAAAGTATTTCTCCTCAGACAGTAGTAATCGCACGGAGGACAGATCTCCATCATCATCACCTCCGGTGATGCAAACACTGTTTCCAATGAAGAGTATGGCAGAAACTGTCAAGTCGGAGAAACTGTCGATAAGCAAAGATTCTAATTTGAACTTTGACTCAGACATGAATGATGGTAGTAACTTGCCTTTTGATCTTTTTAGAGGGTCAAATAGAGGAGCTGTCAGCACCTCCATTCAAAACTATCCACACCAAGCCGGCTATATATCTTCTGGTTCAGATCATTCACCATCCAGTTTGAATTCTGATCCTCAG GATCGTACTGGAAGAATATCGTTTAAACTATTTGCTAAGGATCCCAGTCAGTTACCAGGGACATTGCGGACTCAG GTATACAGTTGGCTTTCTAACAGTCCGTCTGAAATGGAGAGCCACATAAGGCCTGGTTGTGTGGTCTTGTCAGTTTATGTGTCAATGCCGTTTGCTGCCTGGGAGCAC CTTGAAGAAAACCTGGTCCAACATGTGAGTTCTTTGGTTCAAAGTTCAGATTCTGATTTTTGGAGAAGTGGAAGGTTTTTAGTAAATACTGGGAGGCAATTAGCTTCTTATAAAGACG GAAAAATTCGTCTATGCAAAGCGTGGAGAACAGGTAATTCACCAGAGCTGATCTCTGTGTCTCCTTTGGCTGTTGTGGGTGGGCAAGAAACCACTCTTTCAATAAGGGGTAGAAATCTGACAAATTATGGCACCAA GATTCATTGCACGTATATGGGTAGTTGCACATCAAAGGAAGTTGGAACGTCATATCATGGAACTGCGTATGATGAGATAAACTTGAGCAGTTTTAAAATTCATGATGCATCTCCCGGTGTTCTAGGTCGCTGTTTCATAGAG GTGGATAATGGTTTTAAGGGAAACAGCTTTCCTGTGATCATAGCTGATGCTACAATCTGTACAGAACTGAATCTCATTGCGTCTGAGTTTGATGTGGAGACAAAGGCATGCGGTGCAATTTCAGAAGATGAAAATCAGGATTATGGGCGGCCCAGGTCAACGGAGGAAGTTGTACATTTTTTGAATGAGCTAGGATGGCTCTTCCAAAGGAAAAGGACCGCTTCCATGTTTCAAGGGTCCTGCTACTCTCTTAGTCGTTTCAAGTTTTTATTTGCATTCTCTGTTGAGAGAGATTGTTGTACTTTGGTGAAAACACTTCTGGACATCTTGGTGAATTTCAATGGGAATGGGCTGTCAAGAGAGTCATTGGAGATGCTGTCAGATGTCCAGCTGTTAAACCGGGCTGTAAAAAGGAGGTGCAGGAAGATGATTGACTTGCTTATTAATTACTCTGTGATTAGCAGTGAcaagaaatatatattcccTCCTAATCTTGCTGGACCTGGTGGCCTGACACCGCTTCATTTAGCTGCATCGATGTCAAATTCAGAGGATATGATTGATGCTTTGACAAATGACCCAAAGGAG ATCGGATTGAACTGCTGGAATTCCCTTTTGGATGGCAGTGGGCAGTCTCCATATGCTTATGCTATGATGAGGAATAATTACTCTTACAACAATCTGGTGGCTCGCAAACTTGCTGATAGAAGAAATAGTCAGGTTACCTTAACAATTGGAAATGAGATAGAGCAAACTCACAACGGGATGGAGCTGGAGCATGGAAGTATTCAATTAAGACAAGGTGGCAGATCATGTGCCAAGTGTGCAGTTGCGGCATCGAGATACACCAGGAGGGTTCCTGGTGCTCAAGGCTTGCTTCAGCGCCCATTCATTCATTCTATGCTTGCTATAGCTGctgtttgtgtgtgtgtttgctTGTTCTTGAGAGGTTCCCCAGACATTGGCGCAGTTGCTCCTTTCAAATGGGAGAATTTGGATTTTGGCACAAGTTAG